The Macaca nemestrina isolate mMacNem1 chromosome 12, mMacNem.hap1, whole genome shotgun sequence genome contains a region encoding:
- the LOC105487025 gene encoding Fanconi anemia group F protein, whose translation MESLLQHLDRFSELLAVSRTAHVRTWDPVTVRRALQWARYLRHIHRRFGRHGPIRTALERRLHNQWRQEGGFGRGPVPGLANFQALGRGDVLLSLRLLENQALGDAARHHLVQQLFPGPGVPDADEETLQESLARLARCGSAVHMLRFNGYRKHLNLQEDSLMKTQAELLLERLQEVGKAEAEGPSRFLSRLWERLPQNNFLKVIAVALLQPPLSPRPQEESEPSIHKTPGEGSQALVHWLLGNSEVFAAFCRALPAGLLTLVTSRHPALSPVYLGLLTDWGQRLHYDLQKGIWVGTESQDVPWEELHNRFQSLCQAPPPLKDKVLTALETCKAQDGDFEVPGLSIWTDLLLALRSGAFRKRQVLGLSPGLSSV comes from the coding sequence ATGGAATCCCTCCTGCAGCACCTGGATCGCTTTTCCGAGCTTCTGGCGGTCTCACGCACTGCCCACGTCCGCACCTGGGACCCGGTCACTGTGCGCCGGGCCCTGCAGTGGGCGCGCTACCTGCGCCACATACATCGGCGCTTTGGTCGGCACGGCCCCATTCGCACGGCTCTGGAGCGGCGGCTACACAACCAGTGGCGGCAAGAGGGCGGCTTTGGGCGGGGTCCAGTTCCGGGATTGGCGAACTTCCAGGCCCTCGGTCGTGGTGATGTCCTGCTCTCTCTGCGCCTGCTGGAGAACCAGGCCCTCGGGGATGCAGCTCGTCACCACCTGGTGCAGCAACTCTTTCCGGGCCCGGGCGTCCCGGACGCTGATGAGGAGACGCTCCAAGAGAGCCTGGCCCGCCTTGCCCGCTGCGGGTCCGCGGTGCACATGCTGCGCTTCAACGGCTATAGAAAGCACCTGAATCTCCAGGAGGACTCTCTGATGAAGACCCAGGCGGAGCTGCTGCTGGAGCGTCTGCAGGAGGTGGGGAAGGCCGAAGCGGAGGGTCCCTCCAGATTTCTCAGCAGACTGTGGGAGCGTTTGCCTCAGAACAACTTCCTGAAGGTGATAGCGGTGGCGCTGTTGCAGCCGCCTTTGTCTCCCCGGCCCCAAGAAGAGTCGGAACCCAGCATCCATAAAACACCTGGAGAGGGGAGCCAAGCGCTAGTCCACTGGCTTCTGGGGAATTCGGAAGTCTTTGCTGCCTTTTGTCGCGCCCTCCCAGCCGGGCTTTTGACTTTAGTGACTAGCCGCCACCCAGCGCTGTCTCCTGTCTATCTGGGTCTGCTAACAGACTGGGGTCAGCGTTTGCACTATGACCTTCAGAAAGGCATTTGGGTTGGAACTGAGTCCCAAGACGTGCCCTGGGAGGAGTTGCACAATAGGTTTCAAAGCCTCTGTCAGGCCCCTCCACCTCTGAAAGATAAAGTTCTAACTGCCCTGGAGACCTGTAAAGCGCAGGATGGAGATTTCGAAGTACCTGGTCTTAGCATCTGGACAGATCTCTTATTAGCTCTTCGGAGTGGTGCATTTAGGAAAAGACAAGTTTTGGGTCTCAGCCCAGGCCTCAGTTCTGTATAG